The Xiphophorus couchianus chromosome 3, X_couchianus-1.0, whole genome shotgun sequence genome segment TCTCACCTGCGGCCGTTGATGCTGAGCCTGGCGGTGGCGGACCTGATGATGACGTTTGTGGTGATGCCTCTGGATGCGGCGTGGAACATCACGGTGCAGTGGTACGGCGGCGAGGCGCTCTGCAAGCTGCTCTGCTTCCTGAAGCTGTTCGCCATGCACGCCACCGCCTTCATCCTGGTCGTCATCAGCTTGGACCGCCATTACGCCATCCTGCACCCGCTGGACGCCCTGAACGCACACCGCAGGAACCGCTGTATGCTGCTGCTGGCCTGGAGTCTGAGTCTGCTGCTGGCTTCCCCACAGGTAGGGCTCATCAGGTAGGGCTCATTCTCCTGTTCAGGCTGTGTGACAGGGTTTGGTTTAGTCTTAGGTAGCCGTCCACCTGCAGTCAGTTTGTCTCACCTGAACAGGAAACTCATTTGCAGCATGGCTCTGGTCTTCCTGAGTGGAAATGAGATTCCCTCCCCTGCAGTGTTTGTTGCGCTGTAGCGACTGAAGGTCCAGACTAGGGTCAGGGACACATTGCCATGTTCCCTCTAAGCTGTGTGTTTGCACAATCACGCACTGCTCGCACATTCTCAGCACACCAGAAAATCTATGCagtgcataaaataaaatccaacatcATCAGTTTTGCACCGTGCAGGTTAGCTAGATCAGAATAGTGCGGCACCGTTAAGAGGTGCGAAAGCTAACCGGTTATCATGTCTAAGCGAACGGgcatcccaaggcgttcccagtaGAGGAACATCGTCCCTCCAGGGTGTCCCGGTTTtcccctcctcctggtgggacctgaactcctcaccagggaggcgtccaggaggcatcctgaccagatgcccaagccacctcaactggctcctctcgatgtgaaggagcagcggctctactctgagtccctcccggatgactgagcttctctctctaagggagagcccagccaccctacggagaaaacccatttcggccgcttgtatccgcgatctcgttctttcggtcatgacccaaagctcatgaccatagatgagagtgggaacgtagatcgaccggtaaatcgagagcttcgctttttggctcagctctctcttcaccacgacggaccggtacaacgccGCTtcacggcagacgctgcgccaatccgcctgtcgatctcccgctcccttcttccctcatttgtgaacaagatccggagatacttgaactcctccacttggggcaggacacccccctgacccggagaaggcactctacccttttccggttTAGGGGTTTTGACTATGGATCAGCATTTCTACACTGCCCAAGAAGTATGAGGCCATTCTCTCCCACCCACAGACTATGGAGCCCATTAACAGTCGATATGCTGAATTCAAGTACATAATGAAGCAAAAACCTAAACAGGGTCAGTCACACATTCTCAGATATGGAGGCTGCAGCACTTACATGTGAGGAGCTACAGGAGAAACAGGAATCCAGCTCTGATTGTGAAAGAGGATTTAGTTTAATGAATTGTATCAAAACAGAATCCAGAAATCGTCTTGAAGTGGCACATTTGGACCGGCTGATTAAAGTCAAAGCCAGAAACAGACGGAGCCATCAACCTGGACAGACATGAAAAACTGTGTGATTCAATATTTTACAAGAATTTATACTGTATCAAATGCTCCAGCGCACATTTCATTGTGCaaaatgtgattgttttaatgtgaacCAGAAGCTGCCTGACAGGTGTAACGTCTCATTTCTCACCTGGCTGAAGCAGGACTCTCTTGAACagaaagggttttattttttcatctgaaCTCGGCCAAATCACTTATACTAAAAGCAAACTAATGGAAATTGCTGATGTaatttgattagtttaataAGCCATGTGCTATGATCCCAGATTCATAACAGCTGTGTGGCCACATGCTGCTCTCACTGGTCCTCAGTGTTCCCAGGGAGCCTGTGTGTTTGCAGAGACACCATTAGAGGGAACATTGGCTGCACATGAATATATGATGAGCAGGTCACATGACCGCGTTTCCCACAGTGAGAGCTGCTGCAGCAAATCATGCGACGGAAAATCCTTGCAGGAATGTTCAGAGGATTAAAGAAACTCACTGCTGGTTCCTGACAGGAAACGCTGAGCCAGCTCTTTGTGCTGCATCCATCTCTCACTCTGCTCTTTGTGCTGCAGCTCTTCCTCTTCAGAACCATCCGTCTGGACGCGGCCGACTTCACGCAGTGCGCTTCCCACGGCAGCTTCACTCACCGCTGGCAGGAAACGCTCTACAACATGTTCCACTTCGTCACGCTGTACGTTGTGCCGCTGCttctgctgagctgctgctaCAGCCGCATCCTGCTGCACATCAACCAGCAGCACCTGCAGCACAAAGGTACACCTGTAGGATACCTGTCATCCACCTGCAGCACAGCTAGACATCAGGTGTCATCGCTCTGAAACACACCTGTAATGTGATGCACTTGTAGTTGCGTTGGCAACACTTGTCAACAGATTGTACCTGACGTAGCTCCTCCCCCTGCCAGCAGGTGAGTCCCCCCTGCGGCGCAGCGGCACCGACCTCATCCCCAAGGCGCGGATGAAGACGCTGAAGATGACGGTGGTGATCGTGCTGTCCTTCGTCGTGTGCTGGACGCCGTACTACCTGCTGGGGATCTGGTACTGGTTCCAGCCCGACATGTTGCGGGTCACGCCCGAGTACGTCCACCACGCCCTGTTTGTGTTCGGGAACCTGAACACCTGCTGCGACCCCGTCATCTACGGCTTCTACACGCCGTCGTTCCGCGCCGACCTGGCTGCCTTCTGCCACTGGACGAGGAGCCACGCTTCGCCGCGCTCGCCGGAGCACCTGTCCGCCAGGCAGGGTCCGCACAGCGGGGAGGACGAGGCGCCGCCTGGCCCCGCCCACCGGGCAAACCAGGCGGCGCCTCGCTGACCAATCACAAGCCAGAACTGAACCACGGGACGTTCTCTGCTTCTCTGGTTTTATTCCTTCGTGTTTGGAGGTTTCTCAGTTTCTCAGCAGCAGATTGAATCTCTGAATAAAACGTTTCTCTGCTTCTGATTGGTCACAATATTTGAACTTTAATCctgtgctctgattggctgataacCACGAGCCAGATGCTTTGAATTGGAAGTTAGAACCTGATATGCAGTCCAGCAGCGCCACCTGCAGGACTTCCTGCCATGATGAGCTGAAAGTCATTAACTACGGAGCCCTGTAGGGGACatgggaaacattttcttttgcgttcccttgTAATAAgcttactgcaatatttgctggtctattttgtatacagtcacaaatgtcaatttagaATTTCAAATGTATGCACATTTAAAGAAACCCAGTGGTtattaactctttggtgcaaaaaccGGACAG includes the following:
- the gnrhr3 gene encoding gonadotropin releasing hormone receptor 3 isoform X2, with protein sequence MSGNVSSLAPPTSASPPPPLNVSQYPPLTNWEPPSFTRAAQFRVGATSVLFLFAACSNLALLASVWCGRSRRLSSHLRPLMLSLAVADLMMTFVVMPLDAAWNITVQWYGGEALCKLLCFLKLFAMHATAFILVVISLDRHYAILHPLDALNAHRRNRCMLLLAWSLSLLLASPQLFLFRTIRLDAADFTQCASHGSFTHRWQETLYNMFHFVTLYVVPLLLLSCCYSRILLHINQQHLQHKGESPLRRSGTDLIPKARMKTLKMTVVIVLSFVVCWTPYYLLGIWYWFQPDMLRVTPEYVHHALFVFGNLNTCCDPVIYGFYTPSFRADLAAFCHWTRSHASPRSPEHLSARQGPHSGEDEAPPGPAHRANQAAPR
- the gnrhr3 gene encoding gonadotropin releasing hormone receptor 3 isoform X1, translating into MSGNVSSLAPPTSASPPPPLNVSQYPPLTNWEPPSFTRAAQFRVGATSVLFLFAACSNLALLASVWCGRSRRLSSHLRPLMLSLAVADLMMTFVVMPLDAAWNITVQWYGGEALCKLLCFLKLFAMHATAFILVVISLDRHYAILHPLDALNAHRRNRCMLLLAWSLSLLLASPQLFLFRTIRLDAADFTQCASHGSFTHRWQETLYNMFHFVTLYVVPLLLLSCCYSRILLHINQQHLQHKAGESPLRRSGTDLIPKARMKTLKMTVVIVLSFVVCWTPYYLLGIWYWFQPDMLRVTPEYVHHALFVFGNLNTCCDPVIYGFYTPSFRADLAAFCHWTRSHASPRSPEHLSARQGPHSGEDEAPPGPAHRANQAAPR